One Amaranthus tricolor cultivar Red isolate AtriRed21 chromosome 10, ASM2621246v1, whole genome shotgun sequence genomic window carries:
- the LOC130825013 gene encoding uncharacterized protein LOC130825013: MTLEEDKYEDEAIQTFIQTEGCTDSSTEDQQSCQPPPADQHTLQLLHRTNRNIPGDTKGSFGISIHGPCFHGPRNLLTIMGRLQETVQKVGCSTELLSESNTCLADQHTLQTSSRANVYLFGDIKSSYGISTHGPYDHDLFKRDLKNVCVPKLGIQQISVIAVRNQFLYSVFCIAVLCAFLNSKVRVSFVHTESIHQNSISEKYCLNLFFFDSVLKPCVHKLLIKLSLFLFSATMDARMNNLEEALRQITQSLANAGLMNNDRPNNQHNPNLTPRNHEDRTIRIDIAEFDGLTHDPEVYIEWEASLDRYFEFKDTPIERQYKLAKIKLTRLAAIWLEGMQKQRRREDKPRINTWEKLKKHLRKKYVPSNFKQQLYMQWNNLTQGNRTVAEYVQEWERLLLLCDVHETEDIRINKFVVGLREDLAEKMLSTPNLTFSEVCNLAINYEKFANRKKASQSTPNYTRNPRNQSFRTPNKTPITPRREEPESREKGKNKDDTPLKDIVCYKCHGRGHYKSDCPNARAFTMQEWIEINKDHSVRVMLVAQNGKEFETWPPVGEEEPDGTYRVSDSGKLQRYEDSEEESETEEERERVLPEDEHYNLVIRRNFHATPKEKSSDQRENIFQTRCKIKDKTCTLIIDGGSESNCISLDLVKELRLKTKPHPHPYKLKWLDDKASGAVSKQCLVSFIIGSYKDQVLCDVLDMSACHLLLGRPWQYDRKTTHDGFANTYTVRHEGKLKDLIPLPPHKTIPPPPTPTLQLMNRKACEREIKSQEEVYLMFTKEIDQPVDLPEEVKPLLHEYADVFPNELPPGLPPIRGIEHQIDLIPGAALPNRPAYRTNPVETKELQRQIEELMQRGYVRESLSPCAVPTILVPKKDGTWRMCVDSRSVNNITVKYRFPIPRIDDMFDELAGAQWFSKVDLRSGYHQIRMKEGDEWKTAFKTKYGLYEWMVMPFGLTGAPSTFMRLINEVLRPFLGRFIIVYLDDILVYSKQMGEHLDHLRQLFEVLRKQRLYGKLEKCSFFMQEVFFLGFIIGKEGIKVDPAKVEAILTWPTPNTITQVRAFHGLASFYRRFIHHFSAIMAPITECTRKGIFQWTEDAQIAFEQIKNLMCKAPVLKLPDFSKPFEVECDACGIGIGAVLLQEGKPVAYFSEKLSKDRLNYSTYDKEFYAMVRALEHWAHYLKVQPFILYTDHESLKNIHGQHKLNPRHARWVEFLQTFDFSAKYKTGKTNVVADALSRKHNLLAILGARVLGFEMIKDLYPEDSDFKDIYASCLEGSQGMFSINQGFLFKGNRLCIPRTNLRQLLVKEVHEGSLGGHFGIQKTLDMLSQHFYWPKMLGTVGKHIVRCEACIKAKITFHKGEYMPLPVATKPWEHLSMDFIMALPRTQRGKDSIMVVVDRFSKMAHFVACNKVDDAQNIARLYFAEIVRLHGVPRTIVSDRDSKFLSCFWKTLWRLLGTKLLYSTSHHPQTDGQTEVTNKTLGSILRTLVNKNLRDWDLKLCQAEFAYNRSPSYSTKHSPFECVYGENPLLPVSLTCNFENDRVHKDAVEQAKEMMKLHKLIQENIQKANARYKLKADKGHQSKQQLEEGDFVWIYLRKARFPHLRRNKLMPRAIGPFQIIKKLGNNAYKVDLPEEFSVSNTFNVGDLKPYIEPTELRTILPQEGGIEPSMQGTHGSSMTLEEDKYEDEAIQTFIQTEGCTDSSTEDQQSCQPPPADQHTLQLLHRTNRNIPGEPRVVLESLYMGLAFMSKEPPNYHGKTPRNSTEGGLFNRIAVRIKHMSC; the protein is encoded by the exons ATGACACTAGAGGAAGATAAGTATGAAGACGAAGCCATCCAAACCTTCATACAAACAGAAGGCTGCACAGACAGTAGCACAGAGGACCAACAGAGCTGCCAGCCACCACCTGCGGACCAGCATACCTTGCAGCTCCTCCACAGAACCAACCGGAACATCCCAGGAGACACCAAGGGTAGttttggaatctctatacatgggccTTGCTTTCATGGTCCAAGGAACCTCCTAACTATCATGGGAAGACTCCAAGAAACAGTACAGAAGGTGGGTTGTTCAACAGAATTGCTGTCAGAATCAAACACATGTCTTGCTGACCAGCATACCTTGCAGACGTCTTCCCGAGCAAACGTGTACCTCTTTGGGGACATCAAGAGTAGTTatggaatctctacacatgGACCTTACGACCATG atTTGTTTAAAAGAGATTTAAAGAACGTGTGTGTTCCAAAATTGGGCATACAGCAGATTTCTGTAATTGCTGTCAGAAATCAGTTTCTGTATTCTGTATTCTGTATTGCTGTTCTTTGTGCATTTCT GAATTCAAAAGTTCGTGTTTCTTTCGTGCATACAGAAAGCATACATCAAAACTCTATTTCAGAAAAATATTGTCTGAATCTGTTTTTCTTTGATTCTGTTTTGAAGCCTTGTGTGCACAAATTGTTGATTAAGTTGAGTTTGTTTCTGTTTTCTGCAACTATGGATGCTAGGATGAATAATTTAGAGGAAGCATTGAGACAGATCACACAGTCCTTAGCCAATGCAGGCTTGATGAACAATGATAGACCTAATAACCAACACAATCCCAACCTTACACCAAGAAACCATGAGGACAGGACAATTAGAATAGATATTGCTGAATTTGATGGATTAACACATGACCCTGAAGTGTATATTGAATGGGAGGCTAGCTTGGATaggtattttgaatttaaagacACCCCCATTGAAAGACAATATAAGCTAGCTAAGATCAAACTTACTAGGCTAGCAGCCATATGGTTAGAAGGCATGCAAAAACAGAGGAGAAGGGAAGACAAACCTAGGATTAACACTTGGGAAAAATTGAAGAAACATCTTAGGAAGAAGTATGTTCCCTCAAATTTTAAACAACAACTATACATGCAATGGAATAACCTCACACAAGGAAATAGGACTGTAGCTGAGTATGTGCAAGAGTGGGAGAGACTCTTATTGTTATGTGATGTGCATGAAACAGAGGATATAAGGATAAACAAATTTGTTGTAGGATTAAGGGAAGATTTAGCTGAAAAGATGCTTAGCACACCTAATCTCACTTTCTCTGAGGTGTGTAACTTGGCCATAAACTATGAGAAATTTGCTAATAGGAAGAAAGCTAGTCAATCCACACCAAACTACACTAGGAACCCTAGGAATCAATCTTTCAGAACACCTAACAAGACACCCATCACACCTAGGAGGGAGGAACCAGAGAGTAGGGAAAAGGGTAAGAATAAAGATGATACACCTTTAAAAGACATAGTGTGCTATAAGTGTCATGGGAGGGGGCATTATAAGAGTGATTGTCCTAATGCTAGAGCTTTCACTATGCAAGAGTGGATAGAAATCAACAAGGACCACAGTGTTAGAGTCATGTTAGTTGCACAAAATGGCAAGGAGTTTGAGACTTGGCCTCCTGTGGGAGAGGAAGAACCAGATGGGACCTATAGGGTGAGTGACTCAGGTAAACTACAGAGATATGAGGACAGTGAGGAAGAATCTGAGACagaagaggaaagggaaagaGTCTTACCTGAAGATGAGCACTATAACCTTGTCATTAGGAGAAATTTCCATGCTACACCTAAGGAAAAGAGTTCTGACCAAAGGGAAAATATTTTTCAGACTAGATGCAAGATTAAGGATAAGACCTGCACTCTTATCATAGATGGAGGAAGTGAATCAAATTGCATTAGCTTAGACCTAGTTAAAGAGTTGAGACTGAAGACCAAGCCCCATCCACACCCCTACAAGTTAAAATGGCTAGATGATAAGGCTAGTGGAGCTGTGAGTAAGCAGTGCTTGGTGAGTTTCATAATTGGTTCATATAAGGATCAGGTTTTGTGTGATGTGTTGGACATGAGTGCTTGTCATTTGCTGCTGGGTAGACCTTGGCAGTATGATAGGAAGACTACACATGATGGTTTTGCTAATACCTACACAGTGAGACATGAGGGAAAGCTTAAAGACTTGATTCCCTTACCCCCACACAAGACCATACCTCCACCCCCTACACCAACCCTACAGCTGATGAATAGAAAGGCTTGTGAAAGGGAAATAAAGAGCCAAGAGGAAGTGTATCTGATGTTTACTAAGGAGATAGATCAACCTGTAGACTTACCTGAGGAGGTTAAGCCCTTACTGCATGAGTATGCAGATGTGTTTCCTAATGAGCTACCACCTGGACTACCACCTATTAGGGGCATAGAACACCAAATTGATTTGATACCTGGAGCTGCCCTACCTAATAGACCTGCCTATAGGACAAACCCTGTTGAGACTAAGGAGCTTCAGAGGCAGATTGAGGAGCTTATGCAGAGAGGTTATGTGAGGGAAAGCCTTAGTCCCTGTGCTGTGCCTACTATCTTAGTGCCTAAGAAAGATGGTACATGGAGGATGTGTGTTGATAGTAGAAGTGTTAACAACATCACAGTGAAGTATAGGTTCCCAATACCTAGGATTGATGACATGTTTGATGAGCTAGCAGGTGCACAATGGTTTAGCAAAGTTGATCTAAGGAGTGGTTATCACCAAATTAGGATGAAGGAAGGTGATGAATGGAAAACAGCCTTCAAGACTAAATATGGGTTATATGAGTGGATggtgatgccttttggacttacaGGAGCACCTAGTACATTCATGAGACTCATAAATGAAGTGTTGAGACCATTCCTAGGAAGATTCATTATTGTGTACTTAGATGACATCCTTGTGTATAGCAAACAAATGGGAGAGCATCTTGACCACTTAAGACAACTTTTTGAGGTTCTAAGAAAGCAGAGGTTATATGGAAAACTTGAGAAATGTAGTTTCTTCATGCAGGAAGTATTCTTCTTAGGGTTTATTATTGGGAAAGAAGGGATAAAGGTAGATCCTGCTAAAGTAGAAGCTATCTTAACCTGGCCTACACCTAACACCATTACCCAAGTCAGGGCTTTTCATGGGTTAGCCTCGTTTTATAGGAGATTTATTCACCACTTTAGTGCTATCATGGCTCCTATCACAGAGTGCACAAGGAAGGGTATATTTCAGTGGACTGAGGATGCACAAATAGCTTTTGAACAAATTAAGAACCTCATGTGTAAGGCCCCTGTGTTGAAACTTCCTGATTTTTCAAAGCCATTTGAGGTAGAGTGTGATGCTTGTGGCATAGGCATAGGAGCAGTTTTGCTGCAAGAAGGGAAACCAGTAGCttattttagtgaaaagttaAGTAAGGATAGGCTCAACTATTCCACATATGACAAAGAATTTTATGCTATGGTTAGAGCTTTGGAACATTGGGCACATTACCTTAAGGTTCAACCTTTCATACTATATACTGATCATGAGTCCCTCAAAAATATACATGGCCAACACAAGTTAAACCCTAGGCATGCAAGATGGGTAGAATTCCTCCAAACCTTTGACTTTTCAGCCAAATACAAGACAGGAAAGACCAATGTAGTGGCTGATGCCTTAAGTAGGAAGCACAACCTATTAGCCATACTAGGAGCCAGAGTCCTAGGATTTGAGATGATTAAAGACTTATACCCTGAGGATAGTGACTTCAAGGACATTTATGCAAGCTGCCTAGAAGGATCACAAGGCATGTTTAGCATCAACCAAGGGTTTTTGTTTAAGGGAAATAGGCTTTGTATTCCTAGGACCAATCTAAGGCAATTATTAGTAAAGGAAGTGCACGAAGGCAGTTTAGGAGGACATTTTGGTATTCAAAAGACCCTAGATATGCTTAGTCAACATTTTTATTGGCCCAAGATGTTAGGCACTGTTGGCAAACACATAGTTAGGTGTGAAGCTTGCATTAAGGCCAAGATTACTTTTCACAAAGGAGAATACATGCCTTTACCTGTTGCCACCAAGCCTTGGGAACACCTTAGTATGGATTTCATCATGGCCTTACCTAGGACTCAAAGGGGAAAGGATTCTATTATGGTTGTTGTGGACAGGTTCTCCAAGATGGCACATTTTGTTGCTTGCAACAAGGTGGATGATGCTCAAAACATAGCTAGGTTATACTTTGCAGAGATTGTAAGGTTGCATGGGGTACCTAGGACCATTGTGTCTGATAGGGATAGCAAGTTTCTTAGTTGCTTTTGGAAAACCTTGTGGAGACTGTTAGGCACAAAGCTCTTGTATAGTACATCTCATCACCCTCAAACTGATGGGCAAACAGAGGTGACCAACAAGACCTTGGGCTCAATCTTAAGAACCTTAGTGAACAAAAATCTAAGGGATTGGGATCTCAAGTTATGCCAAGcagagtttgcttacaatagaaGTCCTAGCTATAGTACAAAGCACTCCCCCTTTGAATGTGTTTATGGGGAGAATCCATTATTGCCTGTATCTCTAacttgtaattttgaaaatgaCAGGGTACACAAAGATGCTGTGGAACAAGCTAAAGAGATGATGAAGCTGCACAAGTTGATTCAGGAAAACATTCAGAAGGCTAATGCAAGATACAAGCTCAAAGCAGACAAGGGCCACCAGTCCAAACAACAGTTGGAAGAAGGGGATTTTGTGTGGATTTACCTAAGGAAAGCAAGATTTCCTCATCTCAGGAGAAATAAACTCATGCCTAGAGCCATAGGACCTTTCCagatcataaaaaagttggGAAATAATGCATACAAAGTAGATCTCCCAGAAGAGTTTAGTGTTTCAAACACCTTCAACGTGGGTGATCTCAAACCATACATTGAACCtacagaattgaggacaattcttccTCAAGAAGGGGGAATTGAACCAAGTATGCAAGGCACACATGGCTCAAGCATGACACTAGAGGAAGATAAGTATGAAGACGAAGCCATCCAAACCTTCATACAAACAGAAGGCTGCACAGACAGTAGCACAGAGGACCAACAGAGCTGCCAGCCACCACCTGCGGACCAGCATACCTTGCAGCTCCTCCACAGAACCAACCGGAACATCCCAGGAGAACCAAGGGTAGttttggaatctctatacatgggccTTGCTTTCATGTCCAAGGAACCTCCTAACTATCATGGGAAGACTCCAAGAAACAGTACAGAAGGTGGGTTGTTCAACAGAATTGCTGTCAGAATCAAACACATGTCTTGCTGA